One stretch of Streptomyces sp. MMBL 11-1 DNA includes these proteins:
- the sufU gene encoding Fe-S cluster assembly sulfur transfer protein SufU — translation MKLDSMYQEVILDHYKHPHGRGLRDGDAEVHHTNPTCGDEITLRVKYDGETIADVSYDGQGCSISQASASVLNDLLVGKELSQARKIQETFLELMQSKGQLEPDDAMEEVLEDAVAFAGVSKYPARVKCALLSWMAWKDATAKALSEGKTA, via the coding sequence GTGAAGCTTGATTCGATGTACCAGGAAGTGATCCTGGACCACTACAAGCACCCCCACGGGCGTGGCCTGCGGGACGGTGACGCGGAGGTGCACCACACCAATCCGACGTGCGGCGACGAGATCACGCTCAGGGTGAAGTACGACGGTGAGACCATCGCCGACGTGAGCTACGACGGCCAGGGCTGCTCCATCAGCCAGGCCAGCGCCTCCGTGCTGAACGACCTGCTCGTCGGCAAGGAGCTGTCCCAGGCGCGGAAGATCCAGGAGACCTTCCTGGAGCTGATGCAGTCCAAGGGGCAGCTGGAGCCGGACGACGCGATGGAGGAGGTGCTGGAGGACGCCGTTGCGTTCGCCGGCGTCTCCAAGTACCCCGCCCGGGTCAAGTGCGCGCTGCTGAGCTGGATGGCGTGGAAGGACGCGACGGCCAAGGCGCTGTCCGAAGGGAAGACCGCATGA
- a CDS encoding cysteine desulfurase: MTDARQGLTGLLDTEAIRKDFPILDRTVHDGKKVIYLDSAATSQKPRQVLDALNTYYERHNANVHRGVYTIAEEATALYEGARDKVAAFINAPSRNEVIFTKNASESLNLVANMLGWADEPYRVDSDTEIVTTEMEHHSNIVPWQLLSQRTGAKLKWFGITDDGRLDLSNIDEIITEKTKIVSFTLVSNILGTVNPVEQIIRRAQQVGALVCIDASQAAPHMVLDVQALQADFVAFTGHKMVGPTGIGVLWGRQELLEDLPPFLGGGEMIETVSMHSSTYAPAPHKFEAGTPPIAQAVGLGAAVDYLSAIGMEKIHNHEKAITEYAVKRLLEVPDLRIIGPATAEDRGATISFTLGDIHPHDVGQVLDELGIAVRVGHHCARPVCLRYGIPATTRASFYLYSTPAEVDALVDGLEHVRNFFG; this comes from the coding sequence GTGACTGACGCCCGACAGGGGCTCACCGGCCTCCTCGACACCGAGGCGATCCGCAAGGACTTCCCGATCCTGGACCGCACGGTCCACGACGGCAAGAAGGTCATCTACCTGGACTCCGCGGCGACCTCGCAGAAGCCGCGCCAGGTCCTCGACGCGCTCAACACGTACTACGAGCGCCACAACGCGAACGTGCACCGCGGCGTCTACACGATCGCCGAGGAGGCCACCGCGCTGTACGAGGGCGCCCGTGACAAGGTCGCGGCCTTCATCAACGCGCCGAGCCGCAACGAGGTGATCTTCACCAAGAACGCCTCGGAGTCGCTCAACCTCGTGGCGAACATGCTCGGCTGGGCGGACGAGCCCTATCGGGTGGACAGCGACACGGAGATCGTCACCACGGAGATGGAGCACCACTCCAACATCGTGCCGTGGCAGCTGCTCTCGCAGCGCACCGGTGCGAAGCTGAAGTGGTTCGGCATCACCGACGACGGCCGGCTCGACCTGTCGAACATCGACGAGATCATCACCGAGAAGACGAAGATCGTCTCCTTCACGCTGGTCTCGAACATCCTGGGCACCGTCAACCCGGTCGAGCAGATCATCCGCCGCGCCCAGCAGGTCGGCGCGCTGGTCTGCATCGACGCCTCGCAGGCGGCCCCGCACATGGTGCTCGACGTGCAGGCGCTCCAGGCCGACTTCGTGGCCTTCACCGGTCACAAGATGGTCGGCCCGACGGGCATCGGCGTGCTGTGGGGCCGGCAGGAGCTCCTGGAGGACCTGCCGCCCTTCCTCGGCGGCGGCGAGATGATCGAGACCGTGTCGATGCACTCGTCGACGTATGCTCCGGCGCCGCACAAGTTCGAGGCCGGTACGCCCCCGATCGCTCAGGCCGTCGGCCTCGGCGCGGCCGTGGACTACCTCTCGGCGATCGGCATGGAGAAGATCCACAACCACGAGAAGGCGATCACCGAGTACGCGGTGAAGCGCCTTCTGGAGGTTCCCGACCTGCGGATCATCGGTCCGGCGACGGCCGAGGACCGCGGCGCCACGATCTCCTTCACGCTCGGCGACATCCACCCGCACGACGTGGGCCAGGTCCTCGACGAGCTGGGCATCGCCGTCCGGGTCGGCCACCACTGCGCCCGCCCGGTCTGCCTGCGGTACGGAATTCCCGCGACGACGCGAGCGTCGTTCTATCTGTACTCCACGCCCGCCGAGGTCGACGCCCTGGTGGACGGTCTGGAGCACGTCCGGAACTTCTTCGGCTGA
- the sufC gene encoding Fe-S cluster assembly ATPase SufC, whose translation MATLEIRDLHVTVEADNATKEILKGVDLTVKQGETHAIMGPNGSGKSTLAYSLAGHPKYTITGGTVTLDGEDVLEMSVDERARAGLFLAMQYPVEIPGVSVSNFLRTSATAIRGEAPKLRTWVKEVKETMAGLQMDPAFAERNVNEGFSGGEKKRHEILQLELLKPKIAVLDETDSGLDVDALKTVSEGVNRVRETGEVGTLLITHYTRILKYIKPDFVHVFANGRIAASGGAELADQLENEGYEAYTKGGASA comes from the coding sequence ATGGCAACGCTTGAAATCCGCGACCTGCACGTCACCGTCGAGGCCGACAACGCCACGAAGGAGATCCTCAAGGGCGTCGACCTGACCGTGAAGCAGGGCGAGACCCACGCCATCATGGGCCCCAACGGGTCCGGCAAGTCCACCCTCGCGTACTCGCTCGCGGGTCACCCCAAGTACACGATCACCGGCGGCACGGTCACCCTGGACGGCGAGGACGTCCTGGAGATGTCCGTCGACGAGCGGGCCCGCGCCGGCCTGTTCCTCGCCATGCAGTACCCGGTCGAGATCCCCGGTGTCTCGGTCTCCAACTTCCTGCGCACCTCCGCCACCGCCATCCGCGGCGAGGCCCCCAAGCTGCGGACGTGGGTCAAGGAGGTCAAGGAGACGATGGCCGGACTCCAGATGGACCCCGCCTTCGCCGAGCGCAACGTCAACGAGGGCTTCTCCGGCGGTGAGAAGAAGCGCCACGAGATCCTCCAGCTGGAGCTCCTCAAGCCGAAGATCGCCGTCCTGGACGAGACCGACTCCGGCCTGGACGTCGACGCGCTCAAGACCGTCTCCGAGGGTGTCAACCGGGTCCGCGAGACCGGCGAGGTCGGCACGCTGCTGATCACGCACTACACCCGCATCCTGAAGTACATCAAGCCCGACTTCGTGCACGTCTTCGCCAACGGCCGTATCGCGGCCTCCGGCGGCGCCGAGCTGGCCGACCAGCTGGAGAACGAGGGCTACGAGGCCTACACGAAGGGTGGCGCTTCCGCGTGA
- a CDS encoding bifunctional 3-phenylpropionate/cinnamic acid dioxygenase ferredoxin subunit, translating into MAFVKVCALSELEDDTPKRVELDGTPVSVVRTEGEVFAINDICSHANVSLSEGEVEDCAIECWLHGSSFDLRTGKPSGLPATRPVPVYPVKIEGDDVLVSVTQES; encoded by the coding sequence ATGGCCTTCGTCAAGGTCTGTGCGCTGAGTGAGCTGGAGGACGACACCCCCAAGCGGGTGGAGCTCGACGGCACACCCGTCTCCGTCGTCCGCACCGAGGGCGAGGTGTTCGCGATCAACGACATCTGCTCGCACGCGAACGTGTCCCTCTCGGAGGGCGAGGTGGAGGACTGCGCGATCGAGTGCTGGCTGCACGGATCGTCGTTCGACCTCCGCACCGGCAAGCCGTCCGGTCTTCCCGCGACGCGCCCCGTCCCCGTATACCCCGTCAAGATCGAAGGGGACGATGTGCTCGTCTCCGTCACCCAGGAGTCCTGA
- the sufD gene encoding Fe-S cluster assembly protein SufD — MAEAQNTPAGSTTAGSIAVAAESTVATRMSAPPSFDVADFPVPHGREEEWRFTPLERLRGLHDGTAVASGGGVKVAIEAPEGVTVETVGRDDSRLGKAGTPVDRVAAQAYSSFEQASVVTVAKEAVLTEPIRIAVHGEGGVAYGHQLIQLGAFAEAVVVIDHTGDAVLAANVDYVLGDGAKLTVVSVQDWDDTAVHVGQHNALVGRDASFKSIVVTFGGDLVRLHPRVAYAATGGEAELFGLYFTDKGQHQEHRLLVDHNTPHCKSNAVYKGALQGDGAHAVWIGDVLIQAAAEGTDTYEMNRNLVLTDGARVDSVPNLEIETGEIVGAGHASATGRFDDEQLFYLQSRGIPAEEARRLVVRGFFAELVQQIGLPDVEARLIEKIETELKASV; from the coding sequence ATGGCTGAGGCTCAGAACACTCCGGCGGGCTCCACCACCGCCGGCTCCATCGCGGTGGCCGCCGAGTCGACCGTCGCCACCCGTATGAGCGCACCCCCGTCCTTCGACGTCGCGGACTTCCCCGTCCCGCACGGCCGCGAGGAGGAGTGGCGCTTCACGCCGCTGGAGCGGCTGCGCGGGCTGCACGACGGCACCGCGGTCGCGAGCGGCGGCGGCGTGAAGGTCGCCATCGAGGCGCCCGAGGGCGTCACGGTCGAGACCGTCGGCCGCGACGACTCCCGGCTCGGCAAGGCCGGCACCCCGGTGGACCGGGTCGCCGCCCAGGCGTACAGCTCCTTCGAGCAGGCCTCGGTCGTCACCGTCGCCAAGGAAGCCGTGCTCACCGAGCCGATCCGGATCGCCGTGCACGGCGAGGGCGGCGTCGCGTACGGCCACCAGCTCATCCAGCTGGGAGCCTTCGCCGAGGCCGTCGTCGTCATCGACCACACGGGTGACGCGGTGCTCGCCGCCAACGTCGACTACGTGCTGGGCGACGGCGCGAAGCTGACCGTCGTCTCCGTCCAGGACTGGGACGACACGGCCGTCCACGTCGGCCAGCACAACGCGCTGGTGGGCCGGGACGCTTCCTTCAAGTCGATCGTCGTCACCTTCGGCGGCGACCTGGTGCGCCTGCACCCCCGGGTGGCCTACGCGGCCACCGGCGGCGAGGCGGAGCTCTTCGGCCTGTACTTCACCGACAAGGGCCAGCACCAGGAGCACCGCCTCCTGGTCGACCACAACACCCCGCACTGCAAGTCCAACGCGGTGTACAAGGGCGCCCTCCAGGGCGACGGCGCGCACGCCGTCTGGATCGGCGACGTCCTCATCCAGGCCGCGGCCGAGGGCACCGACACCTACGAGATGAACCGGAACCTCGTCCTCACCGACGGCGCCCGGGTCGACTCCGTACCCAACCTGGAGATCGAGACCGGCGAGATCGTCGGCGCCGGCCACGCCTCGGCGACCGGCCGCTTCGACGACGAGCAGCTCTTCTACCTCCAGTCCCGCGGCATCCCGGCCGAGGAGGCCCGCCGACTCGTCGTGCGCGGCTTCTTCGCCGAGCTGGTCCAGCAGATCGGCCTGCCGGACGTCGAAGCGCGTCTCATCGAGAAGATCGAGACCGAGCTGAAGGCGTCCGTCTGA
- the sufB gene encoding Fe-S cluster assembly protein SufB: MTLPTETAHPELEGLGTYEFGWADSDAAGAAAKRGLSEAVVRDISEKKNEPEWMLKLRLKGLKLFGKKPMPNWGSDLSGIDFDNIKYFVRSTEKQAASWEDLPEDIKNTYDKLGIPEAEKQRLVAGVAAQYESEVVYHQIREDLEEQGVIFLDTDTALKEHPELFKEYFGTVIPVGDNKFASLNTAVWSGGSFIYVPKGVHVDIPLQAYFRINTENMGQFERTLIIVDEDAYVHYVEGCTAPIYSSDSLHSAVVEIIVKKGGRCRYTTIQNWSNNVYNLVTKRAVAYEGATMEWVDGNIGSKVTMKYPAVYLMGEHAKGETLSIAFAGEGQHQDAGAKMVHMAPNTSSNIVSKSVARGGGRTSYRGLIEIGEGAPGAKSNVLCDALLVDTISRSDTYPYVDVREDDVSMGHEATVSKVSEDQLFYLMSRGLTEFEAMAMIVRGFVEPIAKELPMEYALELNRLIELQMEGSVG, encoded by the coding sequence ATGACGCTCCCCACGGAGACTGCCCACCCTGAGCTCGAGGGTCTGGGTACGTACGAATTCGGCTGGGCCGACTCCGACGCGGCAGGCGCGGCGGCGAAGCGCGGTCTCTCCGAGGCTGTCGTCCGCGACATCTCGGAGAAGAAGAACGAGCCCGAGTGGATGCTGAAGCTGCGGCTCAAGGGCCTCAAGCTCTTCGGCAAGAAGCCCATGCCGAACTGGGGCTCGGACCTGTCGGGCATCGACTTCGACAACATCAAGTACTTCGTGCGGTCCACGGAGAAGCAGGCGGCCTCCTGGGAGGACCTGCCCGAGGACATCAAGAACACGTACGACAAGCTCGGCATCCCCGAGGCGGAGAAGCAGCGCCTCGTCGCCGGCGTCGCCGCGCAGTACGAGTCCGAGGTCGTCTACCACCAGATCCGCGAGGACCTGGAGGAGCAGGGCGTCATCTTCCTGGACACCGACACCGCGCTGAAGGAGCACCCGGAGCTCTTCAAGGAGTACTTCGGCACCGTCATCCCCGTCGGTGACAACAAGTTCGCCTCGCTGAACACGGCCGTCTGGTCCGGCGGCTCGTTCATCTACGTGCCCAAGGGCGTCCACGTGGACATCCCGCTCCAGGCCTACTTCCGTATCAACACGGAGAACATGGGCCAGTTCGAGCGGACGCTGATCATCGTCGACGAGGACGCCTACGTCCACTACGTCGAGGGCTGCACCGCCCCGATCTACTCCTCGGACTCGCTGCACAGCGCCGTGGTCGAGATCATCGTGAAGAAGGGCGGCCGCTGCCGCTACACGACCATCCAGAACTGGTCGAACAACGTCTACAACCTGGTCACCAAGCGGGCCGTGGCCTACGAGGGCGCGACCATGGAGTGGGTCGACGGCAACATCGGCTCCAAGGTGACCATGAAGTACCCGGCCGTCTACCTGATGGGCGAGCACGCCAAGGGCGAGACGCTGTCCATCGCCTTCGCGGGCGAGGGCCAGCACCAGGACGCCGGCGCCAAGATGGTCCACATGGCCCCGAACACCTCCTCCAACATCGTCTCCAAGTCGGTGGCGCGAGGCGGCGGCCGTACGTCCTACCGCGGTCTGATCGAGATCGGCGAGGGCGCGCCGGGCGCGAAGTCCAACGTGCTCTGCGACGCCCTGCTCGTCGACACGATCTCCCGCTCGGACACCTACCCCTACGTCGACGTCCGCGAGGACGACGTGTCGATGGGCCACGAGGCGACCGTCTCCAAGGTCTCCGAGGACCAGCTCTTCTACCTCATGAGCCGCGGACTCACCGAGTTCGAGGCCATGGCGATGATCGTGCGCGGCTTCGTCGAGCCGATCGCGAAGGAGCTGCCCATGGAGTACGCCCTGGAGCTCAACCGGCTGATCGAGCTGCAGATGGAGGGTTCGGTCGGCTAG
- a CDS encoding helix-turn-helix transcriptional regulator: protein MKYDGRAPQEELATGERSTRNRVARSILDHGPSTAADLAKRVGLTQAAVRRHLDALVSDGVVEAREQRVYGARTRGRPAKVFALTDCGRDAFDQSYDKLAADALRFIAESGGDEAVLAFARARMAATGEAYRAAVEAVAPEGRTEALAKALSADGYAAMARSAPGPQQGEQLCQHHCPVAHVAEQFPQLCEAETEFFSSLLGTHVQRLATLAHGDGVCTTYVPRSGHAPPPQTTHSASASTAGRNPA from the coding sequence GTGAAATATGACGGACGGGCTCCTCAGGAGGAACTCGCGACCGGTGAGCGTTCGACGCGCAACCGGGTCGCGCGCTCCATCCTGGACCACGGCCCCTCCACCGCCGCGGATCTCGCCAAGCGCGTCGGCCTCACCCAGGCCGCCGTCCGCCGCCACTTGGACGCACTCGTCTCCGACGGGGTCGTCGAAGCCCGCGAACAGCGGGTCTACGGGGCGCGGACCCGCGGCAGGCCCGCCAAGGTGTTCGCCCTGACGGACTGCGGCCGGGACGCCTTCGACCAGTCCTACGACAAGCTCGCGGCCGACGCCCTGCGCTTCATCGCCGAGTCCGGGGGCGACGAGGCGGTCCTCGCCTTCGCCCGCGCCCGGATGGCCGCGACGGGCGAGGCGTACCGCGCCGCGGTCGAGGCCGTGGCGCCCGAAGGGCGCACCGAGGCCCTGGCCAAGGCCCTGTCGGCCGACGGGTACGCTGCTATGGCGCGAAGCGCGCCGGGACCGCAGCAGGGCGAGCAGCTGTGCCAGCACCACTGCCCGGTGGCGCATGTCGCCGAGCAGTTCCCACAGCTGTGCGAGGCGGAGACGGAATTCTTCTCCAGCCTCCTCGGGACCCATGTGCAGCGTCTGGCCACCCTCGCCCATGGCGATGGCGTGTGCACGACTTACGTGCCGCGCAGTGGCCACGCTCCACCCCCACAGACCACCCATTCAGCATCTGCAAGCACGGCCGGGAGGAACCCCGCATGA
- a CDS encoding ABC transporter ATP-binding protein, whose product MENEPVVQVKGLVKRYGTKTAVNGLDLVVATGAVTAVLGPNGAGKTTTIETCEGYRRPDAGTVRVLGLDPVADAERLRPRIGVMLQSGGVYSGARADEMLRHMAKLHAHPLDVDALTERLGLGDCGRTAYRRLSGGQQQRLSLAMAVVGRPELVFLDEPTAGLDPQARRSTWDLVRELRADGVSVVLTTHFMDEAEALADDVAIIDAGRVIARGSPEQLCRGGAENTLRFTGRPGLDLGSLVKALPDGSGAAEPLPGTYRITGVIDPHLLATVTSWCAQHGVMPEGISVERHTLEDVFLELTGKQLTGKEPHA is encoded by the coding sequence ATGGAGAACGAGCCCGTCGTACAGGTCAAGGGCCTGGTGAAGCGGTACGGCACGAAGACCGCGGTGAACGGCCTCGATCTGGTGGTCGCGACCGGCGCGGTGACCGCCGTCCTCGGCCCGAACGGCGCCGGGAAGACCACCACCATCGAGACCTGCGAGGGCTACCGCCGCCCCGACGCCGGCACCGTACGGGTCCTCGGCCTCGATCCGGTCGCCGACGCCGAGCGGCTGCGCCCGCGGATCGGGGTGATGCTCCAGTCCGGCGGCGTCTACTCCGGAGCACGCGCCGACGAGATGCTCCGCCACATGGCCAAGCTGCACGCCCACCCCCTCGACGTGGACGCCCTGACCGAACGCCTCGGCCTCGGCGACTGCGGCCGGACCGCCTACCGGCGGCTCTCCGGCGGCCAGCAGCAGCGCCTCTCGTTGGCCATGGCGGTCGTCGGACGGCCCGAGCTGGTCTTCCTGGACGAGCCGACCGCCGGTCTCGACCCGCAGGCCCGCCGATCCACCTGGGACCTGGTGCGCGAACTGCGCGCCGACGGGGTGTCCGTGGTGCTGACCACCCACTTCATGGACGAGGCCGAGGCGCTCGCCGACGACGTCGCGATCATCGACGCGGGCCGGGTCATCGCCCGGGGCAGCCCGGAACAGCTCTGCCGGGGCGGCGCCGAGAACACCCTGCGCTTCACCGGACGCCCCGGGCTGGACCTCGGCTCCCTCGTCAAGGCGCTGCCCGACGGCTCCGGGGCCGCCGAGCCGCTGCCGGGGACGTACCGGATCACCGGGGTCATCGACCCGCATCTGCTGGCCACCGTGACCTCCTGGTGCGCCCAGCACGGCGTGATGCCCGAGGGCATCTCGGTGGAGCGGCACACCCTGGAGGACGTCTTCCTCGAACTGACCGGCAAGCAACTGACCGGCAAGGAGCCGCACGCATGA
- a CDS encoding ABC transporter permease codes for MSAGTYTPRPGAAPLPRMIAAQTALETRMLLRNGEQLLLTVIIPALLLVLFSAVDIVDTGSGASVDFLAPGILALAVMSTAFTGQAIATGFERRYGVLKRLGASPLPRWALMTAKTLSVLVTEVLQIVLLTAIAFALGWSPHGNPLSVLLLLVLGTAAFSGLGLLMAGTLKAEATLAAANLVFLLLLVGGGVIVPLEKFPDAVQSILGLLPVSALSEGLRDVLQHGAPMPWAQAGILAVWAALGLGAAARFFRWE; via the coding sequence ATGAGCGCCGGTACGTACACCCCGCGCCCCGGCGCGGCCCCGCTCCCCCGGATGATCGCCGCGCAGACCGCGCTGGAGACCCGGATGCTGCTGCGCAACGGCGAGCAGCTGCTGCTGACGGTGATCATCCCGGCGCTGCTGCTGGTGCTGTTCAGCGCGGTCGACATCGTGGACACCGGCTCGGGCGCGTCGGTCGACTTCCTGGCCCCGGGCATCCTGGCGCTCGCCGTGATGTCGACCGCCTTCACCGGCCAGGCCATCGCCACCGGCTTCGAGCGCCGTTACGGGGTCCTCAAGCGGCTCGGAGCCTCCCCGCTGCCCCGCTGGGCCCTGATGACCGCGAAGACGCTGTCGGTGCTGGTCACCGAGGTGCTCCAGATCGTCCTGCTGACGGCGATCGCCTTCGCGCTCGGCTGGTCGCCGCACGGCAACCCGCTCTCCGTGCTGCTGCTGCTCGTCCTCGGGACCGCCGCGTTCTCCGGGCTCGGGCTGCTGATGGCGGGCACGCTGAAGGCGGAGGCGACGCTCGCCGCCGCCAACCTGGTGTTCCTGCTGCTGCTGGTCGGCGGCGGGGTCATCGTGCCGCTGGAGAAGTTCCCGGACGCGGTGCAGTCGATCCTGGGCCTGCTGCCCGTGTCGGCGCTCTCCGAGGGGCTGCGGGACGTCCTCCAGCACGGTGCGCCGATGCCGTGGGCCCAGGCCGGGATCCTGGCGGTGTGGGCAGCGCTGGGGCTCGGCGCGGCGGCGAGGTTCTTCCGCTGGGAGTAG
- a CDS encoding COX15/CtaA family protein: MVRVETPISLIAKRWTPSTKVVKRAALSAVLMSVFIIVTGGAVRLTGSGLGCDTWPKCTDDSLFATPEQGLHGAIEFGNRMLTYVLSAAVGWAIIAISSVKPRRRKLARLAWLQFWIVLGNAVLGGITVWAGLNPWTVAGHFLLANALLAVAVVTWVRVGEGDGPPRPRAPLPVRRLAWAIVATTVVLIVLGTSVTGSGKHAGDSSDVPRMPWDWSAAAHVHAISAWVVCALAIAMWLALRVVDAPSDTRARARDLLIVLLAQGAIGYVQYFSDVPEILVGVHMFGSAILWIAVVRLVLSMRERGDDAGAPLPGPSAERPESTPAAV, encoded by the coding sequence ATGGTCCGCGTGGAAACCCCCATCTCCCTCATCGCCAAGCGCTGGACGCCGTCCACCAAGGTGGTGAAGCGCGCCGCGCTCTCCGCCGTCCTGATGAGCGTCTTCATCATCGTCACCGGCGGGGCCGTCCGGCTCACCGGTTCGGGTCTCGGCTGCGACACCTGGCCCAAGTGCACCGACGACAGCCTCTTCGCGACGCCCGAACAGGGGCTGCACGGCGCGATCGAGTTCGGCAACCGGATGCTGACCTACGTCCTGTCGGCCGCGGTCGGCTGGGCGATCATCGCCATCAGTTCGGTCAAGCCGCGCCGCCGCAAGCTCGCCCGGCTGGCCTGGCTGCAGTTCTGGATCGTGCTGGGCAACGCCGTCCTCGGCGGGATCACGGTCTGGGCGGGCCTCAACCCCTGGACGGTGGCCGGGCACTTCCTGCTGGCCAACGCGCTCCTCGCGGTCGCCGTGGTCACCTGGGTGCGGGTCGGCGAGGGTGACGGCCCGCCGCGCCCCCGGGCTCCGCTGCCGGTACGGCGCCTGGCCTGGGCCATCGTGGCCACCACGGTGGTCCTGATCGTCCTGGGCACCTCGGTGACGGGTTCAGGCAAGCACGCGGGCGACAGCAGCGACGTACCGCGCATGCCGTGGGACTGGTCGGCCGCCGCCCATGTCCACGCCATCTCCGCCTGGGTCGTCTGCGCCCTGGCCATCGCGATGTGGCTGGCCCTGCGGGTGGTCGACGCCCCGTCCGACACCCGGGCCCGCGCCCGCGACCTGCTGATCGTGCTGCTCGCCCAGGGCGCGATCGGGTACGTCCAGTACTTCAGCGACGTCCCCGAGATCCTGGTCGGCGTCCACATGTTCGGCTCGGCCATCCTGTGGATCGCCGTGGTCCGGCTCGTCCTGAGCATGCGCGAGCGCGGCGACGACGCCGGCGCCCCGCTGCCGGGCCCGTCCGCCGAGCGGCCGGAGTCGACACCGGCGGCGGTCTGA
- a CDS encoding heme o synthase, producing MCVTAVESRPAGVALTPSPGGHRPFGARVKAFVALTKPRIIELLLITTVPVMFLAAQGVPDLWLVLTTTIGGYLSAGGANALNMYIDRDIDALMDRTSQRPLVTGMISPRECLAFGIALAVISTVWFGLLVNWLSAALALGALLFYVVVYTMLLKRRTSQNIVWGGIAGCMPVLIGWSAVTNELSWAAVILFAVIFFWTPPHYWPLSMKVKDDYARVGVPMLPVVASNRVVAQQIVLYSWVMVAVSLLLTPLGYTGWFYTSVALLSGGAWLWEAHGLQNRAKAGVTGAKLKEMRLFHWSITYVSLLFLAVAVDPFLR from the coding sequence GTGTGCGTGACGGCCGTCGAGTCCCGACCCGCAGGGGTCGCCTTGACTCCCAGCCCGGGGGGCCATCGCCCGTTCGGGGCCCGCGTCAAGGCCTTCGTGGCGCTTACCAAGCCACGGATCATCGAGCTGTTGCTCATCACCACCGTTCCGGTGATGTTCCTCGCTGCCCAGGGTGTACCCGACCTGTGGCTCGTTCTCACCACCACCATCGGGGGGTATCTCTCCGCCGGTGGCGCCAACGCGCTGAACATGTACATCGACCGTGACATCGACGCGCTGATGGACCGCACGTCCCAGCGTCCGCTGGTCACGGGCATGATCAGCCCCCGCGAATGCCTCGCCTTCGGCATCGCCCTCGCGGTGATCTCGACGGTCTGGTTCGGTCTGCTCGTCAACTGGCTCTCGGCCGCTCTCGCGCTCGGCGCGCTGCTCTTCTACGTCGTCGTCTACACGATGCTGCTGAAGCGCCGCACCTCCCAGAACATCGTCTGGGGCGGCATCGCGGGCTGCATGCCGGTCCTCATCGGCTGGTCCGCCGTGACGAACGAGCTCTCCTGGGCCGCCGTCATCCTCTTCGCCGTCATCTTCTTCTGGACGCCGCCGCACTACTGGCCGCTGTCGATGAAGGTCAAGGACGACTACGCCCGGGTCGGCGTCCCGATGCTCCCGGTGGTCGCCTCCAATCGGGTGGTCGCCCAGCAGATCGTCCTCTACAGCTGGGTGATGGTCGCGGTCTCGCTGCTGCTCACCCCGCTCGGCTACACCGGCTGGTTCTACACCTCGGTGGCGCTGCTGTCCGGCGGCGCCTGGCTCTGGGAGGCCCACGGCCTGCAGAACCGGGCCAAGGCCGGGGTGACCGGGGCCAAGCTCAAGGAGATGCGGCTCTTCCACTGGTCCATCACCTACGTCTCCCTCCTCTTCCTCGCCGTCGCGGTGGACCCCTTCCTCCGCTGA